From Carettochelys insculpta isolate YL-2023 chromosome 3, ASM3395843v1, whole genome shotgun sequence, a single genomic window includes:
- the IL22RA2 gene encoding interleukin-22 receptor subunit alpha-2, producing the protein MLSALAALLTLLVKHYPLCLLINVLWTCPTVSEHQELQGLIKPQKVEFHSLNLKSTLQWQPGRAASGDITYFVQYKVYGQSQWKNKEECWGIREVFCDLTHETSDIREPYYGRVKSVSAGVHSDWNTSSRFTPWRDTKIGPPSVNLTPRNKSIKLKLQAPNTPYTRRRGSKIPMTSYYDLLYRVFLINNMLDEKQKILVYEGTDKVIKIEDLKTGVSYCVVVETYLPMLDRRSFYSSEKCTVPL; encoded by the exons ATGCTCTCCGCTCTGGCAGCTCTTCTAACTTTGCTGGTTAAACACTACCCCCTGTGCTTACTGATAAATGTGCTTTGGACTTGTCCAACTG TTTCAGAACACCAAGAATTGCAGGGATTAATTAAACCACAAAAGGTTGAATTCCACTCATTAAACCTCAAGAGCACTTTGCAGTGGCAGCCTGGGAGGGCTGCCTCAGGTGACATAACCTACTTTGTGCAGTACAAAGT GTATGGACAAAGTCAATGGAAGAACAAGGAAGAATGTTGGGGTATTCGTGAAGTGTTTTGTGATCTGACACATGAGACCTCTGATATCCGAGAACCTTATTATGGCAGAGTGAAATCAGTTTCAGCTGGAGTCCATTCAGACTGGAACACCAGCAGCAGATTTACTCCCTGGAGGGACA CAAAGATAGGACCTCCATCAGTAAATCTGACTCCTAGAAACAAATCCATAAAATTAAAGCTCCAGGCTCCAAATACACCATACACCAGGCGAAGGGGCAGCAAGATACCAATGACAAGCTATTATGATCTATTATATCGAGTGTTTCTTATCAACAATATGCTAGATGAA AAACAAAAAATACTGGTGTATGAAGGAACAGATAAAGTCATTAAAATAGAAGATTTGAAAACTGGAGTCAGCTACTGCGTAGTGGTTGAAACCTACCTGCCCATGCTGGACCGCCGCAGCTTTTATAGCAGTGAGAAATGCACTGTCCCCTTGTGA